In a genomic window of Candidatus Omnitrophota bacterium:
- a CDS encoding redox-sensing transcriptional repressor Rex, with the protein MDLPANTIERITKIYGYLDALAEREVDFVSSKELAEAVGTTDHTIRKDVSLLKITGYTRKGYCVRSLKGELAKKLELDKERKACIVGLGRLGTALLDYEKAKQDGFKIVAGFDCSINKLERIRASIDVFSMSELENIIKGRNIDLGIITVPAKAAQEVADQLIAAGIKGILNFSPAKIVVPKNIIYVDMDFTNALRFMAVKFITKKEAPRP; encoded by the coding sequence ATGGATTTACCCGCTAATACAATTGAAAGAATCACAAAAATATATGGATATCTTGACGCATTAGCAGAGAGAGAAGTGGATTTTGTTTCTTCGAAAGAATTGGCTGAGGCTGTGGGCACAACGGATCATACAATTCGAAAAGATGTTAGCCTTTTAAAAATTACAGGTTACACCAGAAAAGGGTATTGTGTTCGATCTTTAAAGGGCGAGCTAGCTAAAAAGCTCGAGCTTGATAAAGAGCGAAAGGCCTGTATTGTTGGTTTAGGCAGGCTTGGAACAGCGCTCTTAGACTATGAAAAGGCTAAACAGGATGGATTTAAGATTGTGGCAGGATTTGATTGCAGCATTAATAAGCTTGAGAGGATTCGTGCTTCGATTGATGTATTTTCGATGAGTGAGCTTGAAAACATCATTAAAGGCCGCAATATCGATCTTGGCATTATTACAGTGCCCGCTAAAGCTGCTCAAGAGGTAGCTGATCAGTTGATTGCAGCTGGAATAAAAGGAATTCTTAATTTTTCTCCAGCAAAGATTGTTGTGCCAAAGAATATTATTTATGTGGATATGGATTTTACAAATGCTTTGCGTTTTATGGCAGTAAAGTTTATTACTAAAAAGGAAGCCCCGCGCCCTTGA
- the serC gene encoding 3-phosphoserine/phosphohydroxythreonine transaminase, translating to MARVYNFSAGPATLPEEVLKKAASEMLDYNGCGMSVMEMSHRGKEFQKIFDTAEATLREIMAIPENYKVLFLQGGASMQFAAVPLNLMTKNKKADYVHTGQWTKKAIAEAKKLGTVNVVASSEDKNFSYIPELDSKTFSKDADYFYIVTNNTIYGTCYKNIPETGNVPIIADMSSNILSEPIDVKKFGVIFAGAQKNIGPAGLTLVIIREDLIGNAAENIPTLLDYKVQADNGSMANTPPCYAIYMAGLVFDWIKKQGGLITMKKINEEKAAILYDFIDQSKLFSCPVEKTSRSLMNVPFVTGDDELDTKFISEATKRGLKALKGHRSVGGMRASIYNAMPIQGVKALAEFMKEFETANK from the coding sequence ATGGCAAGAGTATACAATTTTAGTGCAGGACCAGCAACGTTACCAGAGGAAGTTTTAAAGAAAGCCGCAAGCGAAATGCTTGATTACAATGGATGCGGTATGTCTGTTATGGAAATGTCGCATCGAGGAAAAGAGTTTCAGAAGATTTTCGATACTGCTGAAGCGACTTTGCGAGAAATTATGGCAATCCCTGAAAATTATAAAGTTTTGTTTTTGCAGGGTGGGGCGTCTATGCAATTTGCTGCTGTTCCGCTAAATTTAATGACTAAGAATAAAAAAGCAGATTATGTTCACACTGGCCAATGGACGAAAAAAGCAATTGCTGAAGCTAAGAAATTAGGCACGGTTAACGTGGTAGCCAGCTCTGAGGACAAGAATTTTTCTTATATTCCAGAGCTTGATTCTAAAACATTTTCGAAAGATGCAGATTATTTTTATATTGTGACTAACAATACTATTTATGGAACATGTTATAAAAATATTCCTGAAACAGGTAATGTGCCGATTATTGCGGATATGTCGTCTAATATTTTGTCAGAACCAATTGATGTGAAGAAATTTGGTGTTATTTTTGCGGGTGCGCAAAAGAATATTGGTCCTGCAGGCCTGACTCTTGTAATTATTCGTGAGGATTTAATCGGTAATGCTGCAGAGAATATACCAACATTACTTGATTATAAGGTGCAGGCGGATAATGGTTCTATGGCCAATACGCCACCTTGTTATGCTATTTATATGGCAGGGTTAGTTTTTGATTGGATTAAAAAACAAGGTGGATTGATTACAATGAAGAAAATTAATGAGGAAAAAGCAGCAATTCTTTATGATTTTATTGACCAGTCAAAACTTTTTAGTTGTCCAGTAGAAAAGACAAGCCGATCATTGATGAATGTTCCGTTTGTTACGGGAGATGATGAATTAGATACTAAATTTATCTCGGAGGCAACCAAAAGAGGGCTTAAGGCCCTTAAGGGGCATCGTAGTGTAGGCGGCATGCGTGCAAGTATTTATAACGCAATGCCGATTCAAGGTGTTAAGGCGTTAGCTGAGTTTATGAAGGAATTTGAAACGGCAAATAAATAA
- a CDS encoding PP2C family protein-serine/threonine phosphatase, with protein MFKKKRIIPIQYQSEFEQQNVFLFRERIRLIFFLTVGFYLTGYVIHDILYLIYQYDFTFYSIEYTAFLALTFTILLLSIASKKTANLSLIKFYGYLTVFAIISFMSYLDVLYPTTIDDVVLAHLFSLFVGCFILPWTAIEIIPIIIIYFALYLLVSFYIFAHYAYLQTSAEINESWAMGIIFLSLSALLCFVVRKKETTRDVENFLLLKEVELKNQQMQTELELATRIHKTLIPKSISTNLADISVSYLPMSYIGGDYAKFHFIDDDKLLFFISDVTGHGVSAALLVNRIHSEFETIIKETQDPNILLERLNTFIKTDFKEIHMFLSAFCCLLDFSKMELTFANHGHPSQYLYRSRDSKVEKLGSLNMLLGIPTEKENTEPGLEKKISFLNKDKLILFTDGVTEIKNQKMEEFGTERFENFIQNHFALSAGIFNQKLIEKLNFFKDKEFQDDIFVLTIDIK; from the coding sequence ATGTTTAAAAAGAAAAGAATAATTCCTATCCAATATCAAAGCGAGTTTGAACAACAAAATGTTTTTCTGTTCCGTGAAAGAATTCGTCTCATTTTCTTTCTTACAGTAGGATTTTATCTTACTGGATATGTTATTCATGATATTTTGTATCTTATTTACCAATACGATTTTACATTTTATTCAATAGAATACACTGCCTTCCTGGCGCTAACATTCACTATACTTCTTCTTTCAATCGCGTCTAAAAAAACAGCCAATCTTTCACTTATTAAATTCTATGGTTACCTTACTGTCTTTGCTATTATTAGCTTTATGTCCTATCTCGATGTTTTGTATCCAACAACCATCGATGACGTTGTCTTGGCCCACTTATTTTCTTTGTTTGTTGGCTGCTTTATCTTGCCTTGGACAGCAATTGAAATTATCCCCATTATCATAATCTATTTCGCCTTATACCTCTTGGTAAGCTTCTATATCTTTGCACATTACGCTTATCTCCAAACATCCGCCGAAATAAATGAATCCTGGGCCATGGGGATTATTTTTCTGTCACTATCCGCACTCCTTTGTTTTGTCGTGCGGAAGAAAGAAACCACGCGCGATGTTGAGAACTTTCTTCTCTTAAAAGAAGTTGAATTAAAAAATCAACAAATGCAAACAGAGCTTGAACTTGCCACGCGTATTCACAAAACCCTGATTCCAAAATCAATAAGCACAAACCTTGCTGATATTTCTGTTAGCTATCTTCCTATGTCCTATATTGGCGGAGACTACGCTAAGTTTCATTTTATTGATGATGATAAGCTTTTGTTCTTCATTAGCGATGTCACCGGTCACGGCGTTTCAGCCGCACTTTTAGTCAATCGCATTCATTCTGAGTTCGAAACCATTATTAAAGAAACACAAGATCCCAATATCCTGCTTGAACGTCTTAACACTTTTATTAAAACCGATTTTAAAGAAATACACATGTTTCTAAGTGCATTTTGTTGCCTCCTTGATTTTAGCAAAATGGAATTAACCTTTGCTAACCATGGACACCCTAGTCAATATCTTTATCGCTCGCGTGACTCTAAAGTTGAAAAGCTTGGATCCCTTAATATGCTTCTAGGTATCCCGACAGAAAAAGAAAATACTGAGCCTGGACTTGAAAAGAAAATATCATTTTTAAATAAAGATAAACTTATCTTATTTACAGATGGAGTTACAGAAATAAAGAATCAGAAAATGGAGGAATTCGGCACAGAACGATTTGAAAATTTTATCCAAAACCATTTTGCCCTTTCAGCAGGAATTTTTAATCAAAAACTTATTGAAAAGCTTAATTTCTTTAAAGACAAAGAATTTCAAGATGATATTTTTGTCCTTACAATCGACATCAAATAA
- a CDS encoding phosphoglycerate dehydrogenase — MYKIKTLNKISAEGLAGLPLDQYEIGTEIAQPDAIILRSFKMHDMELPDSLLAVGRAGAGVNNIPIEKCSEKGIVVFNTPGANANAVKELVIVGMLLASRDIVSGIVFAQSLKGKGGQVPALIEEGKKNFAGQEIAGKTLGVVGLGKIGVMVANAALDLGMNVIGYDPFISVESAWGLSRDVQRADGLDALIANSDYISLHTPLSNETKGMISEEKFLRMKKNVRILNFSRGGIVNNDDLKTAIEKGIVARYVTDFPDDELLNMDKVIAIPHLGASTAEAEGNCATMIVKQLRDFIETGKIKNSVNFPNCKLEQGSDYRLVIMNKNIPNMVGQISSILAKANINITEMLNKSKGDYACNIIDISDEPNEKLIKSLYGVQGVIKVRAINLKK; from the coding sequence ATGTATAAAATAAAAACACTTAATAAGATTTCAGCAGAAGGATTAGCTGGTCTTCCTTTAGATCAATATGAAATCGGAACAGAGATTGCACAGCCAGATGCAATTATTCTTCGAAGTTTTAAAATGCATGATATGGAGCTTCCCGATTCTTTGTTGGCCGTAGGCCGCGCAGGAGCAGGAGTTAATAATATTCCAATTGAAAAATGTTCTGAAAAAGGAATTGTTGTTTTTAATACGCCAGGAGCGAATGCTAACGCGGTTAAAGAGCTTGTTATTGTAGGCATGCTTTTAGCTTCTCGAGATATTGTTTCGGGCATTGTCTTTGCTCAGAGCTTGAAAGGAAAAGGAGGGCAGGTTCCTGCGTTAATCGAGGAAGGTAAAAAGAATTTTGCTGGGCAAGAAATTGCCGGCAAGACGTTAGGTGTTGTCGGTCTTGGTAAAATTGGCGTTATGGTCGCTAATGCAGCGCTTGATTTAGGCATGAATGTCATTGGATACGATCCTTTTATTTCGGTTGAATCTGCTTGGGGGTTATCAAGAGATGTTCAGAGGGCCGATGGGCTTGATGCGCTTATTGCGAATAGTGATTATATTTCTTTGCACACACCTTTAAGCAATGAAACTAAAGGCATGATTAGCGAAGAGAAATTTCTTCGAATGAAGAAAAATGTTCGTATTCTTAATTTTTCTCGCGGAGGTATTGTGAATAATGATGACTTAAAAACAGCGATTGAAAAAGGTATTGTTGCTCGTTATGTGACAGATTTTCCAGATGACGAGCTTTTAAATATGGATAAAGTTATTGCGATTCCGCACCTTGGAGCATCAACGGCAGAGGCTGAGGGCAACTGTGCAACGATGATCGTTAAGCAATTACGTGATTTTATTGAAACAGGAAAGATTAAGAATTCTGTGAATTTTCCAAATTGCAAGCTTGAGCAAGGCTCAGATTATCGGCTTGTGATTATGAATAAAAATATTCCTAATATGGTCGGACAGATTTCTTCGATTTTGGCTAAAGCTAATATTAACATTACTGAAATGTTGAACAAAAGCAAAGGTGATTATGCTTGTAATATTATTGACATTTCTGATGAGCCGAACGAAAAGCTTATCAAGTCGCTTTATGGTGTTCAGGGTGTTATCAAGGTTAGAGCGATTAATTTAAAGAAATAA
- a CDS encoding NAD(P)/FAD-dependent oxidoreductase, whose translation MSQNQVIVIGAGPAGMMSAISASQFGANVILVEKNAVLGRKLLFTGKGRCNLTNRCSFDEFLERFSKNNGQFLRDAFKVLFNEELIEFFEKRGLQMKTERQQRVFPETDKSSSVVRVLSEELRKKNIKIRFSTIVKNIWINGKGCVAGVALSDGKKIESSKVILATGGASYQFTGSTGEGFKFAERLGHKIVPLRPGLVALETTQKEIKALSGVTLRNIRIYFVSGKKEIASSVGELLFTEFGVSGPIILSMSGIVVDWIQEGRKVFVEVDFKPALAFEQLDARFLKNFKDSPKKNIKNVLKDFLPQRLIDIFLEKSNILPDKRANQITPKEREKLILLFKRFPIEIKESLPMEEAMVTRGGISLKDINPRTMESKRVKGLYFAGEIIDVDGDTGGFNLQAAFSTGYLAGKSAAIS comes from the coding sequence ATGAGTCAGAACCAGGTTATCGTTATTGGCGCTGGACCCGCTGGCATGATGTCTGCTATTTCTGCTAGTCAGTTTGGCGCCAATGTTATTTTGGTTGAAAAAAATGCCGTATTAGGCCGCAAGCTTCTTTTTACCGGCAAAGGTCGATGTAATCTTACCAATAGATGTTCCTTTGATGAATTTCTAGAACGTTTTTCTAAAAATAATGGTCAATTTTTGCGTGATGCATTTAAGGTTTTATTTAATGAAGAGCTTATTGAATTCTTTGAAAAACGCGGTCTCCAGATGAAAACAGAACGTCAGCAGAGAGTTTTTCCTGAAACAGATAAATCAAGTAGTGTCGTACGAGTTTTGTCTGAGGAGCTTCGAAAGAAGAATATAAAAATTCGTTTTAGCACGATTGTTAAGAATATTTGGATTAACGGAAAAGGATGTGTTGCAGGTGTTGCCTTGTCTGATGGCAAGAAGATTGAGTCAAGTAAAGTTATTTTGGCAACGGGTGGAGCGTCGTATCAATTTACTGGGTCTACGGGCGAGGGCTTTAAATTTGCTGAAAGATTAGGGCATAAGATTGTTCCTTTGCGGCCGGGCTTGGTTGCTCTTGAGACAACGCAAAAAGAAATAAAAGCATTGTCAGGAGTTACACTTAGAAATATTAGGATTTATTTTGTTTCTGGAAAAAAAGAAATTGCCTCTTCTGTTGGGGAGCTTTTGTTTACAGAATTTGGGGTTTCTGGGCCTATTATTTTATCAATGAGCGGCATTGTTGTTGATTGGATTCAAGAAGGGCGCAAGGTTTTTGTTGAGGTTGATTTTAAGCCAGCACTTGCTTTTGAGCAACTGGATGCACGTTTTTTAAAGAATTTTAAGGATTCTCCCAAAAAAAACATTAAAAATGTTTTAAAAGATTTTTTGCCTCAGCGGTTGATTGATATTTTTCTTGAGAAGAGCAATATTTTGCCAGACAAGAGAGCTAATCAGATCACTCCCAAAGAACGTGAAAAGCTTATTTTGCTTTTTAAGCGCTTTCCCATAGAAATTAAAGAAAGTCTTCCGATGGAAGAAGCAATGGTTACCCGTGGAGGGATTTCGCTTAAAGATATTAATCCTCGTACAATGGAGTCTAAAAGAGTAAAAGGGCTTTATTTTGCTGGCGAAATCATTGATGTGGACGGTGATACAGGTGGATTTAACCTGCAAGCGGCATTTTCAACTGGATATTTGGCTGGTAAATCTGCAGCTATTTCCTAA
- a CDS encoding secondary thiamine-phosphate synthase enzyme YjbQ encodes MHMIKISTQHRNQIIDITPQIQQYLSQEKFHSGLLTVFSPHTTAGITVNENADPDVKRDMLSFLQKTIPQDNNFKHIEGNSDAHIKGSLINFSQNFIIENGEIQLGTWQGIFFVEFDGPRSREVWIKLLADKE; translated from the coding sequence ATGCACATGATTAAAATCTCGACACAACATCGCAACCAAATTATTGATATCACACCTCAAATTCAGCAATACCTCTCACAAGAGAAATTTCACTCAGGATTATTAACTGTTTTTTCTCCACACACAACTGCTGGAATTACGGTTAACGAAAATGCTGATCCAGATGTCAAGCGCGACATGTTATCTTTTTTACAAAAAACCATTCCTCAAGATAATAATTTTAAGCATATAGAAGGAAATTCAGACGCACACATAAAAGGAAGCTTGATTAATTTTTCTCAGAACTTCATTATTGAAAATGGGGAAATCCAGCTTGGTACATGGCAAGGCATTTTCTTTGTAGAATTTGATGGTCCTCGTTCAAGAGAAGTCTGGATAAAACTTTTAGCTGATAAAGAATAA
- a CDS encoding GIY-YIG nuclease family protein, giving the protein MWYVYILETKDKRFYTGSTNDVDRRMKMHAEGKGARFTRIFGFKKLLYTEACGETRAEALKREREIKKLTKEKKVELVYGKTT; this is encoded by the coding sequence ATGTGGTACGTTTATATCTTGGAGACAAAAGATAAAAGATTTTATACAGGCAGTACTAATGATGTTGATCGCCGGATGAAGATGCATGCAGAAGGCAAAGGTGCACGGTTTACGCGCATTTTTGGTTTTAAGAAACTTTTATATACCGAAGCTTGTGGTGAAACGAGAGCCGAAGCGCTTAAGCGTGAAAGAGAAATTAAGAAGCTGACTAAAGAAAAAAAGGTAGAGCTTGTTTATGGCAAGACAACTTAG
- a CDS encoding RNA polymerase sigma factor translates to MQEIAQDILERSAAGDLEAFESLYKVSSGFVYTVAFRVLHRHQDAEEITQDVFVSVYKNLGKFEFRSSFKTWIYRITINAALNRAKKNSKERKTSVVLNDYQIDSESYKNHQEQMEKDSSGLAQELLEVLNPDQKACVILRSIEGLSYHEIAESLKIKINTVRTRLKRAREKMSEYYKKRGDYDEL, encoded by the coding sequence ATGCAAGAGATTGCACAAGATATTTTGGAACGATCAGCCGCTGGTGATTTAGAGGCGTTTGAATCTCTTTATAAAGTCTCTAGCGGATTTGTTTATACCGTTGCTTTTCGTGTTTTGCATCGTCATCAGGATGCTGAAGAAATTACCCAGGATGTTTTTGTTAGCGTTTATAAAAATTTAGGGAAATTTGAATTTCGCTCATCTTTTAAAACATGGATTTATCGCATTACAATTAATGCAGCACTTAATCGGGCTAAAAAAAATTCTAAGGAAAGAAAAACCTCTGTTGTTTTGAATGATTATCAAATTGATAGTGAAAGTTATAAAAATCATCAAGAGCAGATGGAAAAAGATTCTAGCGGTTTAGCTCAGGAACTTTTAGAAGTCCTTAATCCTGATCAAAAGGCTTGTGTTATTTTAAGAAGTATTGAGGGTTTGAGTTATCACGAAATTGCGGAATCTTTAAAGATTAAGATCAACACCGTTCGTACACGCTTAAAAAGAGCTAGAGAAAAAATGAGCGAGTATTATAAAAAGCGAGGTGATTATGATGAATTGTAA
- a CDS encoding Spy/CpxP family protein refolding chaperone encodes MINRKKIIAGVVVVMFFAWTNIAQARGHNGMKKNGPRTEVRGPSEEQIQKMEKNLGITEDQSLQLRSHREGHQIKMESLMKQMKEKREALKQELEKADTDQASVEVLSAELKNVQAQMVDERINGISEVKSILTPEQFEEFKGKMNKKERFRKEKSWKKGDAEEERMPSSRFDDDF; translated from the coding sequence ATGATTAACAGAAAAAAGATTATAGCTGGAGTTGTGGTAGTAATGTTTTTTGCTTGGACAAATATTGCACAGGCAAGGGGTCACAATGGAATGAAAAAAAATGGTCCTCGTACAGAAGTCCGGGGTCCAAGCGAGGAACAGATTCAGAAGATGGAGAAGAATCTAGGAATTACGGAGGATCAATCATTGCAGCTAAGAAGTCATCGTGAGGGACATCAGATAAAGATGGAAAGTCTTATGAAACAAATGAAAGAAAAACGTGAAGCGTTAAAGCAAGAGTTAGAAAAAGCAGATACAGATCAGGCGTCTGTTGAGGTTTTGTCAGCTGAACTAAAAAACGTGCAAGCGCAGATGGTTGACGAAAGGATTAATGGCATTTCAGAAGTAAAATCAATCTTGACACCTGAGCAATTTGAGGAGTTTAAAGGAAAAATGAATAAAAAAGAGCGTTTTCGTAAAGAAAAAAGTTGGAAAAAAGGTGACGCTGAAGAAGAGAGGATGCCATCGTCTCGATTTGATGATGATTTTTAA
- a CDS encoding permease, translated as MATDPICGMQADEKTSPKIFYENREYFFCSQRCAKKFIQEHHLSEGQIIVPEKKTRSFLKNKTVVVSFVLALMIALSFILPILEPFRKSFGMYFKTIWWAVLIGLLIGGVIDYFIPREYISSALSTSKRQSIIRAVILGFFMSVCSHGILALSIQLHKKGASTPSVVAFLLASPWANLPLTIMLIGFFGLAQALYIILVAIFIAIVTGFIFQFLESKGLVEKNINSVELASDFSITKDMKKRFKEYQWSTKQLKEDVKGIYRGAVSLSNMVLWWILIGMGMASLAGAYIPEGFFYQYMGPTVLGLFVTLAVATVLEVCSEGTAPLAFEIFRQTGALGNSFVFLMAGVATDYTEIGLLWHNVGRKTAIWLPVVTVPQIIVFGILANIIF; from the coding sequence ATGGCGACAGATCCAATTTGTGGAATGCAGGCAGATGAAAAAACCTCTCCCAAAATTTTTTATGAGAATAGGGAATATTTCTTTTGCAGTCAACGGTGTGCTAAGAAATTTATACAAGAACACCATCTTTCTGAGGGGCAGATTATTGTTCCTGAAAAGAAAACGAGGTCTTTCTTAAAAAACAAAACTGTTGTTGTTTCTTTTGTTCTTGCTTTGATGATTGCCCTCTCATTTATTCTTCCTATTCTAGAGCCTTTCCGAAAATCTTTTGGGATGTATTTTAAAACCATTTGGTGGGCGGTTTTAATTGGGCTTTTGATAGGAGGGGTGATCGATTATTTTATTCCTAGAGAATATATTTCTTCAGCGCTTTCGACATCAAAAAGACAATCTATTATTCGAGCAGTTATTTTAGGATTCTTTATGAGTGTTTGTAGCCATGGAATTTTGGCTTTATCTATTCAGCTTCATAAAAAAGGTGCCTCAACGCCATCAGTGGTTGCTTTTCTTTTGGCTAGTCCTTGGGCGAATTTACCTTTAACAATTATGCTTATTGGATTCTTTGGTTTGGCGCAAGCATTGTATATTATCCTTGTTGCGATCTTTATTGCGATTGTGACAGGGTTTATTTTTCAGTTTCTAGAATCTAAGGGATTGGTTGAGAAAAATATAAATAGCGTTGAGCTAGCAAGTGATTTTTCGATCACCAAAGATATGAAGAAGCGATTTAAAGAGTATCAATGGAGCACAAAGCAGCTTAAAGAAGATGTAAAAGGTATTTATAGAGGAGCTGTTTCGTTGTCTAACATGGTTTTATGGTGGATTCTGATCGGAATGGGAATGGCTAGTTTAGCAGGGGCCTATATTCCCGAAGGATTTTTTTATCAATATATGGGGCCGACTGTTTTAGGGTTGTTTGTTACGCTTGCGGTTGCAACCGTTTTAGAGGTTTGTTCTGAAGGTACGGCTCCGTTAGCATTTGAAATTTTTAGACAAACCGGAGCGTTGGGCAATAGCTTTGTATTTTTAATGGCGGGTGTTGCCACTGATTATACTGAAATTGGATTACTATGGCATAATGTTGGACGCAAAACCGCGATTTGGCTTCCGGTTGTGACAGTTCCTCAAATTATTGTTTTTGGTATTCTCGCCAATATAATTTTTTAA
- a CDS encoding zf-HC2 domain-containing protein encodes MMNCKNIRKLLLTDYVDNETSDLMRKTIENHLLDCQNCREFASSTKKAVFDSFSEVERFSPPAELWHKIKEKIEQDPKEKMFFNNIYFFKNIRNIFILSRFAVVLASILIIVSLVLFIKNSNQNVALESQEKENIIYLVSLDQEISSDSDSGSLGTSIEEYFL; translated from the coding sequence ATGATGAATTGTAAAAATATTCGAAAATTATTGTTAACTGATTATGTTGATAACGAGACGAGTGATTTAATGCGTAAAACTATTGAGAATCATCTGCTGGATTGCCAGAATTGCAGAGAATTTGCTTCAAGCACTAAAAAAGCTGTTTTTGATTCCTTCTCTGAAGTCGAGCGATTTTCTCCTCCGGCAGAATTGTGGCATAAAATAAAAGAAAAGATTGAACAAGACCCTAAAGAAAAGATGTTTTTCAACAATATTTATTTCTTTAAGAATATTAGAAATATCTTTATTTTATCTCGATTTGCAGTTGTTTTAGCGAGTATTTTAATAATTGTTTCGTTAGTTTTATTTATTAAAAACTCAAATCAGAACGTAGCTCTTGAAAGCCAAGAAAAAGAAAATATTATTTATCTTGTATCTTTAGATCAAGAAATCAGCTCTGATTCTGATTCTGGAAGCTTGGGAACAAGTATTGAAGAATATTTTTTATAA
- a CDS encoding phosphotransferase: MNNLKTHLICLECPNGCNLNLDWKADHLVAVSGNECAKGIVFVSHTLKKKHNAHIVVEAASKHFSKEVLSQIVSSWDLVLSRLHYDIMIQGSPERSVFRVVIEDDKKDRYLLEEIAPKTLKTKQKIVQTLDFLFNKNLRYIQPFLKNKNNDCIISHQNKLWQMTPFIKGASLDRREYMYDYWRGDLLADFLIELKKKTQDGMLLKDEKQFSIKKYVYRLLREIKAHQKDIKREVDAVVCFLEKEFMAVHDELPVCFCHGDYHPMNIVWGDNKIEYVIDWEFLGNKPEIYDVCNLIGCVGVEHPSSLYEGLIIPFIKKIRDSKIFSDISFQYLVEFIVALRFAWLSEWLRRKDHQMIELELAYMNFLIEHKEDLEKVWGI; encoded by the coding sequence GTGAATAATCTTAAAACTCACCTTATTTGCCTTGAATGTCCTAATGGATGCAATTTGAATCTTGATTGGAAAGCAGATCACTTGGTGGCTGTTTCTGGTAACGAGTGCGCTAAAGGCATTGTATTTGTCTCGCATACTTTAAAAAAGAAGCATAATGCACATATTGTTGTTGAGGCGGCATCGAAACATTTTAGTAAAGAGGTTTTGTCTCAAATTGTCTCATCTTGGGATCTTGTGCTTAGCCGCTTGCATTATGACATTATGATTCAAGGTAGTCCTGAGCGAAGTGTTTTTCGTGTTGTGATCGAAGACGATAAAAAAGATCGATATCTTTTAGAGGAGATTGCTCCCAAAACACTTAAAACAAAACAAAAAATTGTTCAAACACTCGATTTTTTATTTAATAAGAACCTTCGATACATTCAGCCCTTTTTGAAGAATAAAAATAATGATTGTATTATTTCGCATCAAAACAAGTTATGGCAGATGACCCCGTTTATTAAGGGCGCTTCACTTGATCGTCGAGAATATATGTATGATTATTGGCGCGGAGATCTTTTGGCTGATTTTTTAATTGAGCTTAAGAAAAAAACACAAGATGGAATGCTTTTGAAGGATGAAAAACAATTTTCTATCAAGAAATATGTTTATCGGTTATTGAGGGAAATTAAAGCTCACCAAAAAGATATTAAAAGAGAAGTTGATGCTGTTGTTTGCTTTCTTGAAAAAGAATTTATGGCTGTTCATGACGAGCTTCCTGTTTGCTTTTGTCACGGAGACTATCACCCGATGAATATTGTTTGGGGTGACAATAAAATTGAGTATGTTATTGATTGGGAATTTTTAGGAAATAAGCCTGAGATTTATGATGTTTGTAATTTAATCGGGTGTGTTGGCGTGGAGCATCCTTCTAGCTTGTATGAAGGGCTAATTATTCCTTTTATCAAGAAAATACGCGATTCAAAGATTTTTTCTGATATAAGTTTTCAATATTTGGTTGAATTTATAGTGGCGCTTCGTTTTGCCTGGCTTTCAGAGTGGCTGAGAAGAAAAGATCATCAGATGATAGAACTTGAATTGGCATACATGAATTTTTTAATTGAGCACAAAGAAGATCTTGAAAAAGTGTGGGGGATATAA
- a CDS encoding DoxX family protein, with protein sequence MKDKIIFSILRVSLGVVFLVFGIGKFTGDYWARSMEAMSIVQAMPWSSQYSVWAFGVVEILTSVLLIFGFFVRFAAVLAALQLLLILIVLQFQEVRDVGLLGMAIFLAFYEKK encoded by the coding sequence ATGAAAGACAAAATAATCTTTAGCATTTTACGTGTTTCGCTAGGGGTAGTTTTTTTAGTTTTTGGTATCGGAAAGTTTACCGGAGATTATTGGGCTAGAAGCATGGAGGCTATGAGTATCGTTCAAGCGATGCCATGGAGTTCGCAATATTCTGTTTGGGCTTTTGGTGTCGTTGAGATTCTAACATCGGTACTTTTAATTTTTGGTTTTTTTGTGCGTTTTGCAGCTGTTTTAGCGGCACTTCAGCTTTTATTAATTTTGATTGTTTTACAGTTTCAGGAAGTTCGAGATGTTGGACTTTTGGGCATGGCAATATTTTTAGCTTTTTATGAAAAGAAATAG